The Populus nigra chromosome 4, ddPopNigr1.1, whole genome shotgun sequence genome contains the following window.
AACTTTTCAGAATCTTCTATTGATCAGGAGGGTGTCATTCGAAGTTCTTTTCTTGCAGTGTTGAATACCATTTGAGCCAGTGCTCTGTTGCATCTGAAATGTTTTGcacaaattatctttttcagttAGCCCTACATCCATCGGTTTTGGTTTCCATCCTGCACGTTTCAGTCTGTCTTTGACAATACAATCTTCGTTTTTGAATACCTTGGTGATCAATGCTAACATGATCACACTGTGTTGCAGGGTCGGAGTTTCTCCGTCGTGGCTGAGTTTGCTCACAAGGGTGTCCTGTGCATGCTGATATTCTAAGCTACTGGGCAAACATTTGTTCTTCTCTGCCGGAACTGATCCAGCAGCTCTTTTTTTAGCTGATTCCAGAATTTATATACTCTGTTATTGGGtcctgattattattattattattattattatttgtcttgAAACTATGCAGATTCAGCCATGGATCTCAAGCAAATATAGAGTTATCAATGTTTAGAGAACCACAACATTTCCATCTTGCACATCAATGTTTgtccatgaaaacaaaaattgaaagcTTGAATCTGATTCTGTTTATTTAACAAGGGAACAACGTTGAAGTATATTGACAGCAAATAGTCAGTTGCCAACAGTAAGTTCAAAATGGGATGATTACATTTGAATTCCTTGGAATCATTTTCAGGTTTCTTTATGgacatgtttttaaattgccATTTCAGCAACCAATCCATTCAAAAAGCAGCCATTGCTCAAGCATTTAAGGCAGTCTTCAGGGACAATGAACTTTATGGAGCTATTCCAAAAGCAAATGAGTATAAACTGTAATCAATCGTTATACACTACTTGACACCAACTCACTATTATTGGCAGGCCTAAAAAAAAGTGCCACTGTGTTATTGGTCTCGCAAATTTGAGCACTTTTACTCGACTGCGTCGAAAGAAACAGTtaatactgatgttaaaaaatacAGTAGAAGGTAATGATTCAAGAACAGCACAATTTTTAGGCGGGATTATCCAAGGAAAGGTAGATACTTGAACTCAGCAAATGATGCTCCATTATTGCTATCATGAGTACCGTTTATTTAATAGTTCCAAGAGAAGAACTGCAGCAGAGTCTTTGGCCTTCTTAACACTCGGCATCGGCTCTCCCACACATTCGTCTGTCCATCCTCTATCAGTAGTATTCACACGAACTGCAAAAGTAAACCTCTTTGCATGTGCAGGACCACCCTCATTGACACACCTTAAAAGccgaaatataaaattagtaaaaCGATGCtgttttttatctattattttgatatgaggACAGACATTGGATAATATTCTTACCGATATGATGGCATAGGCCAATTTCTACGCAAGCAGATATCATTTAATGTTTGTCTGGTAAAGGTTTGGTTGccgttccttttcttcttcccaTTTTCATCACTCTTTTCCTTGGCTTCAGCTGTTTCCTTCTCTTTCAAAACAACAAGTGCATTCCTAGCAGCGAGTTTCTGTGCCATTTTCTTTTGTGGATTTTGTGCAACTCCTACCTGGACACCATCAATGAAAACTTCAACAGTAGCCAAATTGCCACTTCGAGTGGCTTTGTATTCCAATCCTTCAGCCTGTTGCTGGCACCGTTCCTGCAGCTCCCTTACAGGATGCATTGGCAGGGTTTCTGGAGTGACCATTGGATGCAACAGAGGTTGAAAAACCTGTAATAAGGGGACGCGAGACAAAGAAATCGTCATCAAATATCCTCATTTATGAACAGTAGGAACTGAAAAGCTGAAAGGGTTGCCGAGAGGTATGACAGCCGCGCTAGTGAGTTCCAAGATTAAAAACTAACCTTCCACACAACCGCTGTATCTCGTCCGCTGTCAAGAAAAATAGCACCAGCAATGGATTCAATGATGTCACCAAGAACCTTCGGAGCTTTGCAATCTCCCAAACCAAAGGAGTTGAACCCTGGCTTCAATAGTTCATCTTGAACTTCCCTAACAAAGTCCCGAATCTGTAACATTGTTCACAAAGTGTAAAGACTTCATAAAAGAGaccaactaaattaaaaaaaccaaggcCACCCCACCACACTAACAAAGAAATAAGATAGCAAACCTGCTTTTCAAGGGCACTTGACCCATGTCTAAGGTGCACATGAAGCTTATGTTTAACTGCAACACGTGCAAAATTTTCATTGTTTACAGCAGCAGCTCGCAAGTCTGTCAGGCGACCAGGGGGCAGATttgtatatgtaaaaaacaagtGCCTAGTAATAAGATGATCTAAGACTGCGTCACCAACAAATTCTAATCGTTGATAGCAGGATACTCCAGAAGATGGTCGTGAAGCATGCGTTATGGCTTCTATCAACAAGCCACGATCATTGAACTTAATATCCAAGGCACCTTCTAAAGTATCAAAGTCAACACTCCTAAGAACACTTTCTGGAACATTGAATGGCCTAGATGCACCATCTATCTCTTCATGATCGAACTCTACCTGAATTCCAATCCATTTCATAAGGTGGTTAACAGCATTTTTCCCACCTTCAACATAATAAACACCAATTAATGCTTCAACAACATCTGCCAATGTCTTGCTAGAGAGGACTCTGTAAGAACTAGCATCACTCTCAAGTTCACcatcttcaatttcattttcataccCATCATCAAGATGATTCATTCCGGTTCTATCCTCAGCAAGTGACTTCTCCTGATCAAATATGTACGAGTCTCCATCTTTTGTTTCCTCATCAAAGACAGGCAACACTCCAGGAGCAGCCCATCGAGATGGAGCAAAGCGATCTGCTTGGATATATGACTGAAGTCCTTTGTTAAGTGCATATTGATACAAAACCATATTACTTACCATTTGTTGCCTCATTCTAGTAAGTTGACCCTCATGTTTCTGGGGATActtcagaaaaagaaatcgACTAACCACCCATTTCAGGTAAGCATCTCCTAGAAGCTCTGCTCTTTCATAGCAGAATGTCTCTTGGCATGAAGCAGCAGTTAAGGCTTCCAAGATCTGTAGACAAAGGAGGAACACATCAGTTACAAGGTAGTTCACAGCCTTCAGactttcaagtaataaataaaataccttTGAAGCAGGGACTGGATAATTTATTATATCCTTAAGTTCAACTGCGAGCAGCATGCTTTCAACCCTCCTCATTATCGATGGTAATCTCTGGGCACCTCGAACAAGTGATCCAGGAAGAGGGTGCACTAGACACAGCTCAGGAGGAAGAAATACATAGTAAGTCTTGTCAAGATTCTCTTCAGCATCGCCTTCATttgctacaaaaaaaaaaattgtccatTTAGCtcaataaactaaaaaactttGAAGCATGGTTTATGGGCAGAGTTGGTTCTGCTCCTGAAGGATAGGGAAAGATACATACAATCTGAGTGTTCAAACCGAGGAGATAAGAGATTCTTGCAGTATGAAACACCACGTCCTCTTAGTAAAGGCTGCTGcttaaatttcaattcaacTCCATACCTGATAATAATACATAAACATAATCAATATCCTGATGAAAACAAACTCAGTagtgcaaaaaagaaaaaaagagcttcTCCAATCAATTAGGGGACATGAATATTTCCATCACAAATTCAGATAAGTTTTCCCCTCTTCGGGCACAACATTTGAAATGCATCAAAGTTACCAGTAATGGCATCAGCCCACAGCAATTAATAAGGTATTCAATTATCTTCAGAGAGGAGAAAGGGGCGAgagctaataaaaaattattagggaAAGCTATGAGGATCGCACTTTTGCTTGTAGTAATCAGCATATGAGCTGTACTCCAGAGGACCGAGATAACCCTCTTTTCTTGGAAATGAGATCTCTGCAGTCATATCATAGCATATGGAATCCACATAAAACCTCTTCCCAGAGTGAGCAGCTGTTACAATTCTCCCCATCAAAGCATCAGCATTGACACAAGTATCAGCCATCATCAATTTGCCTTTGGTCAGCTCCAGTTTTTGCGTCTCAGTTGCATCCCATCCCCTCTTAGGAATCAATCCAGAAGCTTTCACAACATCAAATTGTGCTACAGCTCCCCTGATCCCATAAGTGGGATGAGGTTTCTGTCCAAAAGCAATTCCATGTCGCAATTTCCCAAAACCATACTCCCTCCTGTCTCCACCAAGTGTCCTCTCATTTGTACCAAGGTAAACATCTGGTCGAGCTCTCTGAAGACGATTGCTCCAAGCATCTGTTCCAATTATATTTTCAACCAGATCCCAGTCAATTTCTTTTATAGGATCTACAGACTTATCGCTAACCATAGGGACGAATAAATAAGCTTTTGCAGGATCCCATGGAGTGGTGGAAGGTTCAACATCCACATCCAGTACAATGCTCATCAACCTTACATGAAAATTTTTAAGGGATGCCACCTGCACACAATCAGGGTCAAACATATCAGGAACCAAATGCTGAGATGTACATTGAGAAAAGTGAATAGGAGTAGTTGGAGTTTGGACCATTATTCCAATAGTTAACTAAAACCAGACCTGACTTTCCGTAATAGCTATGCGACCCCTAAAGACAAGAGATGCCTTTGTTATCATGGTTCGAGCGATAAATAGATCCATCGACATCGATAAGACCTGAAGAAATTGAGGTGTTAAAGAAAAATGCTTAACATATCTATCTATGCTGAAActgaaaatatattgatataccTCTGCATCCAGCTCATTGCCAAAAAGCACTGCAAAATTTGAAACTTGAGTCAAGAATGGATCATTTGAAGTGCCACTGTTTAAGCATTTGACTCCATACAAGTAGAGATGAAGCACTTTGGAGTTGTTGCAACCATCCCTTCCGCATAAGATCCATTCTCCCTGGAAGGCCAAAGAGAATAAGTATCCATGCTCTACGAGAAGaccataattaaaaacaaacctaTAGCAGCACTTATTTTACACTGCACAAAACAGATAACCTGCAATGATATACAAACACTCTggaaagggagaaaaaagaTAGGAAAATAGGACTAGAAGGCATCTTCTAAAGATTGGCATTTGAATTGGTGTGATGAGAGAGAAGTGACACTTGCAATACAAGTTCATGTTCTGGGTATTTTTGCAGTTCATTGAGATGCAAGTTCAAAATCTTGTCATCCACGAACTCCCTGACCCCCAAATCCCAACACCTTTTCCTGTTTAAAAGAAGATACGGAGAGGAAGAAATAGAGAAACCCCACTCCACTCAACTAAGTCTCAGGCTATTCTTTACCCCTGAAATTCTTGCACCTACTAGGTATAGTAGCCAATGTCTTATAAACTCCcagttttcaatgtttttcttaCACCTACTAGGTACAGTAAAGTGCAGGCGAATGACAAAGGACAAGAACATGCTCCTATTCTGATTAGGTATAGAAAAGAGTTTGCACTGGCAAAGCAAAGAAAATGGTGTAGCAATGAAAAAATTTGGACAGAGATATTCACCGACCCAGACCATCAGGATAGTATTCTAAAGTTTGATATCTCTCCGTGTCTTCAAACAACACGAACAAATTTGTGCAGGCTCCTATTTTTTCTAATCCATCATTGACAAAAATTTCCTTCACTGAACTTAACCATTACCAATCATCAACCCACAGGCAGTCATAACCATGAAACAAACAGTACAAACTTACCTGGAGTGTCTTAGCTACACCTTCAGGATAGAACTCCCGATGCCTAGCAGTCCCAGGAAGTGGTTCACCTTCATCATTCTGGTCAGCCTTGTCCTTTTCTTCCTCACTTCCTTTGTCTGGCAAGAGCATGTCAGTAAATGCTCCCATCTCATGAAGCTTCTTGCAAGCAGCCAAACAAACAGCCTGCAATTGATCAGATAATTAACACATTCCTAAATTAAAAGTAGCAAAGCTAGCATGATTGTGATGACAAAGTAGCATGCCTGATGTGCAAGGCGCATTGAACTGCATACAGGACCCTCAAGCTCCTCAAATGGTGCATTACAAGGAAGCTGAAGCTTGCATGAATATTCCGTGGGACCTCCTGGCTTCTCATGCTTCTCCATAATAAACCCAGGACGAAGTATTGAATACCTGGATAGCAGAAATATTGGAAAAGAAATAAGTACTCCTTAACAACCAATAAGTTTATAGCTTAAGTTATCAACAATAGATTGATGAGGCACCTGTCACTGGGTAACTGAGAGCAATAGAAATGAACAAGTCCAACAGCAGAATTTAAGCTCACAACAGCACCAGTAGACTCCACCTGATACACAGTTCCTGGTATTGAATCTACCGCAATTAACCTTGAAGTATCCTTAAGATGACTGAGGTCAGTTCTCTCAATCGCTTCTTTCCTCAGGGTCTCCTCACTATTCCTAGCATTCCTTAAGAATGCTCCATGAGACAGGTTTCCCCTGAGATATGTTAAAAGTTTGAAGTTATTTGATATCTACCACCAGTTAGAAGATGAGACTGAGATTAGATCCAACACAATTACCTCTCCACCATCAAGATGTAATCAGAGCCTGGCTTTCTTGCACGACCTCGAGACTGAATATATGCAAGAACAGTTTTTGCAAGATCAAAGCGAATAACAACATTGCATTGCCTAATATCAAGTCCTTCCTCAGCAACACTGGTAGCAACTAACAATGTCACCTATACAATATATGGAAGCATTTAGTGGGCATTAGCATAAAACTTCAGCTTTTGAAGAAACCAAACCAGCAAGTATGGCATTGATACATACACGACCATCTCGAAATTTGGCAATTGTGTCTTGCATTTGGCTTGTTCTCATTTCCTGACTATTATTGTGCCCTATCAAACTTGCACACCTAACAAAACTTAGAGATGGAAGCTCTGCAAAGACCTGTGAGACATAACATAACAAGGTTCAATGAGAACCATGTTACAGGGAGCAACACAAAGACAGAAGTATTAACATATGTGACCTTAGGAAGAACCAAAGCAGCTACTACGCGCTCAACAAAGATGATCGCACGAAAATCC
Protein-coding sequences here:
- the LOC133692214 gene encoding endoribonuclease Dicer homolog 1, which produces MESESNGRVSGIGGGGGGGPSYWLDACEDISCDIIDDFVDFDTSIVPELSVDNNSNVNNDFFGGIDHILDSIKNGSGLPPLHNASTTANVSNGSRDCIVGDGWFINVENGVCHGSSVSQSNGGDKDNIDRKGQVENGGNGLNLSNGKREERVSNNFVKENGKKDEQSTELGIDGDERCGKRARLCCYRNERVYSSRGQHEHRDRERCSSRKRSRDWDESDRRDRDISRRRDRYSGSNRRDGRDRDWRERELRGYWERDRSGSKDMVFRLGTWEADHNKEGREANDKIQECKGELEKKSEESKEKVPEEQARQYQLDVLDQAKKKNTIAFLETGAGKTLIAVLLIRSICNDLRRQNKKILAVFLVPKVPLVYQQAEVIRERGYQVGHYCGEMGQDFWDTRRWQREFETKQVLVMTAQILLNILRHSIIKMEAINLLILDECHHAVKKHPYSLVMSEFYHTTPKEKRPSIFGMTASPVNLKGVSSQVDCAIKIRNLESKLDSIVCTIKDRKELEKHVPMPAEVVVEYDKAASLWYLHEQIKQIEVAVEEAAQSSSRRSKWQFMGARDAGAKEELRQVYGVSERTESDGAANLIQKLRAINYALGDLGQWCAYKVAQSFLTALQNDERANYQLDVKFQESYLERVVLLLQCQLTEGAVTDKDTKVSDYGNDNIQDGPGFDEIEEGELPDSHVVSGGEHVDVIIGAAVADGKVTPKVQSLIKILLRYQHTEDFRAIIFVERVVAALVLPKVFAELPSLSFVRCASLIGHNNSQEMRTSQMQDTIAKFRDGRVTLLVATSVAEEGLDIRQCNVVIRFDLAKTVLAYIQSRGRARKPGSDYILMVERGNLSHGAFLRNARNSEETLRKEAIERTDLSHLKDTSRLIAVDSIPGTVYQVESTGAVVSLNSAVGLVHFYCSQLPSDRYSILRPGFIMEKHEKPGGPTEYSCKLQLPCNAPFEELEGPVCSSMRLAHQAVCLAACKKLHEMGAFTDMLLPDKGSEEEKDKADQNDEGEPLPGTARHREFYPEGVAKTLQGEWILCGRDGCNNSKVLHLYLYGVKCLNSGTSNDPFLTQVSNFAVLFGNELDAEVLSMSMDLFIARTMITKASLVFRGRIAITESQVASLKNFHVRLMSIVLDVDVEPSTTPWDPAKAYLFVPMVSDKSVDPIKEIDWDLVENIIGTDAWSNRLQRARPDVYLGTNERTLGGDRREYGFGKLRHGIAFGQKPHPTYGIRGAVAQFDVVKASGLIPKRGWDATETQKLELTKGKLMMADTCVNADALMGRIVTAAHSGKRFYVDSICYDMTAEISFPRKEGYLGPLEYSSYADYYKQKYGVELKFKQQPLLRGRGVSYCKNLLSPRFEHSDSNEGDAEENLDKTYYVFLPPELCLVHPLPGSLVRGAQRLPSIMRRVESMLLAVELKDIINYPVPASKILEALTAASCQETFCYERAELLGDAYLKWVVSRFLFLKYPQKHEGQLTRMRQQMVSNMVLYQYALNKGLQSYIQADRFAPSRWAAPGVLPVFDEETKDGDSYIFDQEKSLAEDRTGMNHLDDGYENEIEDGELESDASSYRVLSSKTLADVVEALIGVYYVEGGKNAVNHLMKWIGIQVEFDHEEIDGASRPFNVPESVLRSVDFDTLEGALDIKFNDRGLLIEAITHASRPSSGVSCYQRLEFVGDAVLDHLITRHLFFTYTNLPPGRLTDLRAAAVNNENFARVAVKHKLHVHLRHGSSALEKQIRDFVREVQDELLKPGFNSFGLGDCKAPKVLGDIIESIAGAIFLDSGRDTAVVWKVFQPLLHPMVTPETLPMHPVRELQERCQQQAEGLEYKATRSGNLATVEVFIDGVQVGVAQNPQKKMAQKLAARNALVVLKEKETAEAKEKSDENGKKKRNGNQTFTRQTLNDICLRRNWPMPSYRCVNEGGPAHAKRFTFAVRVNTTDRGWTDECVGEPMPSVKKAKDSAAVLLLELLNKRYS